One stretch of Aquimarina sp. Aq107 DNA includes these proteins:
- the gmk gene encoding guanylate kinase: protein MKQGKLIVLSAPSGSGKTTLVKYLLHKEELNLDFSISAASREPRGGEVHGKDYYFLSLREFKDKIKADEFLEWEEVYRDNFYGTLKTEVQRIWNKGKHVIFDIDVVGGLDIKRIYPDRTLAIFVKPPSIEELKIRLKKRKTESEDKINMRVAKASTELATAPQFDAIVTNDDLEKAKAEVLQLVKKFILG, encoded by the coding sequence ATGAAACAAGGAAAACTTATAGTATTGTCTGCACCATCAGGCAGTGGAAAAACTACTTTAGTTAAATATTTACTACATAAAGAAGAATTAAATCTAGATTTTTCTATTTCTGCTGCTTCTAGAGAACCACGAGGTGGAGAAGTACATGGAAAAGATTATTATTTTCTTTCTTTAAGAGAGTTTAAAGACAAAATCAAAGCTGATGAGTTTTTAGAATGGGAAGAAGTGTATCGGGATAATTTTTATGGAACGCTGAAAACCGAAGTACAACGTATCTGGAATAAAGGAAAACATGTAATTTTTGATATTGATGTAGTTGGAGGATTGGATATTAAAAGAATCTATCCTGATCGTACATTAGCTATTTTTGTAAAACCACCTAGTATCGAAGAATTAAAAATTCGATTAAAGAAACGCAAAACTGAGTCTGAAGATAAGATCAATATGCGAGTTGCTAAAGCATCTACCGAATTAGCTACTGCTCCACAATTTGATGCTATCGTTACCAATGATGATTTAGAAAAAGCAAAAGCAGAAGTATTACAACTAGTC
- a CDS encoding YicC/YloC family endoribonuclease: MIKSMTGFGKSILQLPTKKITIEVKSLNSKNLDLNARIPSQYREKELEMRKTIAKTLERGKVDFSLYVEVTGEENSTKINESIVKDYMKQLGSISLYAKQEELELIKMAVRMPDALKTERAEVDKKEFEAIKGGLSDALKAIENYRLDEGKALEKDFITRVKNIGDLLEKVIAIDPERIEVVRERLHKAVSELKEQVDENRFEQELVYYLEKFDITEEKVRLANHLEYFTTTINTKDSNGKKLGFITQEIGREINTIGSKSNYAPMQQLVVQMKDELEKIKEQLLNIL; the protein is encoded by the coding sequence CAATGACAGGTTTTGGGAAGTCTATCCTTCAACTTCCTACAAAGAAAATTACTATTGAGGTAAAATCTTTAAACAGCAAAAACTTAGACCTAAACGCTAGAATACCTTCTCAATATCGCGAAAAAGAGCTGGAAATGCGTAAAACCATTGCTAAAACGCTAGAAAGAGGTAAAGTAGATTTTAGTCTGTATGTAGAAGTCACCGGAGAAGAAAACTCAACTAAAATTAATGAATCTATTGTAAAAGATTACATGAAACAACTAGGTTCTATCTCTCTTTATGCAAAGCAAGAAGAATTAGAATTAATAAAAATGGCAGTTCGAATGCCAGATGCTTTAAAAACAGAACGTGCAGAAGTTGATAAAAAAGAATTTGAAGCTATAAAAGGAGGTTTGTCTGATGCTCTTAAAGCTATAGAAAACTATAGGCTTGACGAAGGAAAAGCTTTAGAAAAGGATTTTATTACTCGCGTTAAAAACATTGGGGATTTACTTGAAAAAGTAATTGCAATTGATCCAGAGCGTATCGAAGTGGTTAGAGAGCGTTTACACAAAGCTGTCTCTGAATTAAAGGAACAAGTTGATGAAAATCGTTTTGAACAAGAATTGGTATATTATTTAGAAAAATTTGATATAACAGAAGAAAAAGTACGACTTGCTAACCATTTAGAATATTTTACTACCACTATAAATACTAAAGATTCTAACGGTAAAAAATTAGGATTCATTACACAAGAAATTGGTCGAGAGATTAATACCATTGGAAGTAAATCTAATTATGCTCCAATGCAACAACTGGTAGTTCAGATGAAAGATGAATTAGAAAAAATCAAAGAACAGTTGCTAAATATTTTATAA